One uncultured Alphaproteobacteria bacterium genomic region harbors:
- a CDS encoding putative tail protein (Evidence 3 : Function proposed based on presence of conserved amino acid motif, structural feature or limited homology), with product MLAREPFERRLAALKRARAPYEDDWRLISDYIRPRRTRFFRTSGHERDTRIINGSPKFALRTLGAGMHAGLSSPARPWLRMITDDPGLMEYGPVRDHLAERTAIFFSVLARTNIYRALHTNWINEGQFGTAAMVIEGDDDAVARARVMPIGEYYLAADADGICRTLYRETTMTVGQWIGTVGLENVSAAVRRAYDRSDTEDRIEVCHAIEANDARVPYRADWRGKAFRSAWWEKDSDADKLAKVLGYEECPIIAPRWEVLDLDTYGEGPGHDALNDAIGLQRMEAESHRLVQKLADPPTVMPSSMKGYGNTPAAAGQNFFGDGPPEAARALYQVPHDISPLEAKIAGNVRRIDSAFYRDVFQLIAQAEAYGTPATAREIIERKEEKMVLVGPTVERQHSEGLGPLVRRVDAMIARAGFYREPPPELARANVSIDYLSPLAQAQKMVDASSIERMATFIGNLAGVAPSVVDKLDADQAVDEYARIIGANARIIVSDDKAAKIRSARAQQQAQAQQAQLAAQAIAGAKQMSETSIDGTNLLGRIAGVQ from the coding sequence CGGGCGCGCGCGCCCTACGAGGACGACTGGCGGCTGATCTCCGACTACATCCGCCCGCGCCGTACCCGGTTCTTCCGCACCTCAGGGCACGAGCGCGACACCCGGATCATCAACGGCTCGCCCAAGTTCGCCCTGCGGACCCTCGGCGCCGGGATGCACGCCGGGCTGTCCTCCCCCGCGCGGCCGTGGCTGCGGATGATCACCGACGACCCCGGTCTGATGGAATACGGCCCGGTGCGCGACCACCTCGCCGAGCGGACGGCGATTTTTTTCAGCGTGCTGGCGCGCACGAACATTTATCGCGCGTTGCACACCAACTGGATCAACGAGGGCCAGTTCGGCACCGCCGCGATGGTGATCGAGGGCGATGACGACGCGGTGGCGCGGGCGCGGGTGATGCCGATTGGCGAATATTACCTCGCCGCCGACGCCGACGGCATCTGTCGCACCCTGTATCGCGAGACCACCATGACGGTGGGGCAGTGGATCGGCACCGTCGGCCTGGAGAACGTCTCGGCCGCCGTGCGCCGCGCCTACGACCGCAGCGACACCGAGGACCGCATCGAGGTGTGCCACGCGATCGAGGCCAACGACGCGCGGGTGCCCTATCGCGCCGACTGGCGCGGCAAGGCCTTCCGCTCCGCGTGGTGGGAGAAGGACAGCGACGCCGATAAGCTGGCGAAGGTGCTGGGCTACGAGGAATGCCCGATCATCGCGCCGCGCTGGGAGGTGCTCGACCTCGACACCTACGGTGAGGGGCCCGGCCACGATGCGCTCAACGACGCGATCGGCCTGCAGCGCATGGAGGCTGAGTCCCATCGGTTGGTCCAAAAGCTCGCCGACCCGCCGACGGTTATGCCGAGCAGCATGAAGGGATACGGCAACACCCCGGCCGCAGCCGGACAGAATTTCTTCGGTGACGGCCCGCCGGAAGCCGCGCGCGCCCTCTATCAGGTGCCGCACGATATCAGCCCGCTGGAGGCAAAGATCGCGGGGAACGTTCGCCGGATCGACTCAGCGTTCTATCGGGATGTTTTCCAACTGATCGCGCAGGCCGAGGCCTACGGTACTCCGGCGACCGCACGGGAGATCATCGAGCGGAAAGAGGAAAAAATGGTGCTGGTCGGTCCGACGGTCGAGCGCCAGCACTCCGAAGGCCTCGGGCCGTTGGTGCGCCGCGTGGACGCGATGATCGCCCGCGCCGGATTCTACCGCGAGCCGCCGCCGGAGCTCGCCCGCGCCAACGTCAGCATCGACTACCTCTCGCCGCTGGCGCAGGCGCAGAAGATGGTCGACGCCTCCTCGATCGAGCGGATGGCGACCTTCATCGGCAATCTGGCAGGCGTTGCCCCGTCCGTGGTGGACAAGCTGGATGCCGACCAGGCGGTGGACGAATACGCCCGGATCATCGGCGCAAACGCCCGGATCATCGTCTCCGACGACAAGGCCGCGAAGATCCGCTCCGCCCGTGCCCAGCAGCAGGCGCAGGCGCAGCAGGCTCAGCTCGCCGCCCAGGCGATCGCGGGCGCGAAGCAGATGTCGGAAACCTCGATCGACGGCACGAACCTGCTCGGCCGCATCGCCGGGGTGCAGTGA
- a CDS encoding putative phage protein p19 (Evidence 3 : Function proposed based on presence of conserved amino acid motif, structural feature or limited homology), whose translation MASAYDRLDAERAAEDAPALQAREDLIAVLGTPQGGRFIAGLIASCGVLGPSFDARAEGRRAVGLDLLRRIREAAPGSYPLIVGDVADRS comes from the coding sequence ATGGCCTCCGCCTACGACCGCCTCGACGCCGAACGCGCCGCCGAGGACGCCCCGGCGCTCCAGGCGCGGGAAGACCTGATCGCCGTGCTCGGAACGCCCCAGGGCGGCCGCTTCATTGCCGGGCTGATCGCCTCCTGCGGCGTGCTCGGCCCGTCCTTCGACGCCCGCGCCGAGGGCCGCCGCGCGGTGGGCCTCGACCTGCTGCGCCGGATCCGCGAGGCCGCGCCCGGCTCGTACCCCCTGATCGTCGGCGACGTCGCCGACCGGAGCTGA
- a CDS encoding hypothetical protein (Evidence 5 : No homology to any previously reported sequences), giving the protein MIRFPRALFAPEEGGGAAAAATPTAAADVATGETAAQASEAEAGSADADASENAQGEDADAGKDAGGEETGEAEGDDAPTEYAFTLPEGFDGFDDEAMAAATPLLREGKVSQDTAQKLVDVVAGLVQRQVATAQQALAEQREQRSAAWLKELQDSKDFGGAAFDANSAAVRGVIEKFADTDPEFVFPEGHPNAGKPVPGGAVKKLLKDAGLGNAGPLITMLHRLAKATGEDSMPPGDGGGAPTAMSEADFMAEVFAKSRKS; this is encoded by the coding sequence ATGATCCGATTCCCCCGCGCCCTGTTCGCGCCCGAGGAGGGCGGGGGCGCTGCGGCTGCCGCCACCCCCACCGCGGCCGCCGACGTCGCCACCGGCGAAACCGCCGCTCAGGCGTCCGAAGCCGAGGCGGGAAGCGCGGATGCCGACGCGAGCGAAAACGCGCAGGGCGAGGACGCCGACGCCGGGAAGGACGCCGGGGGCGAAGAGACGGGCGAGGCCGAGGGCGACGACGCCCCGACCGAATACGCCTTCACCCTGCCGGAGGGCTTCGACGGCTTCGACGACGAGGCGATGGCGGCGGCGACGCCGCTGTTGCGCGAAGGCAAGGTCAGCCAGGACACCGCGCAGAAGCTCGTCGACGTCGTCGCCGGGTTGGTGCAGCGCCAGGTCGCGACCGCGCAACAGGCGCTCGCCGAGCAGCGCGAGCAACGCTCCGCCGCGTGGCTGAAGGAGTTGCAGGACAGCAAGGACTTCGGCGGTGCCGCCTTCGACGCCAACAGCGCGGCGGTGCGCGGCGTCATCGAGAAGTTCGCCGACACCGATCCCGAGTTCGTCTTCCCCGAGGGGCACCCGAATGCCGGAAAGCCGGTCCCGGGCGGCGCGGTGAAGAAGCTCCTCAAGGATGCGGGGCTCGGCAACGCCGGCCCCCTGATCACCATGCTGCACCGGCTGGCGAAAGCCACCGGCGAGGACAGCATGCCCCCCGGCGACGGCGGCGGTGCTCCGACCGCCATGTCCGAGGCCGACTTCATGGCGGAAGTTTTCGCCAAGTCCCGCAAGAGCTAA